The following proteins come from a genomic window of Salvia hispanica cultivar TCC Black 2014 chromosome 4, UniMelb_Shisp_WGS_1.0, whole genome shotgun sequence:
- the LOC125185519 gene encoding uncharacterized protein LOC125185519, whose product MDENQELRFVCKLCFKKYPCGKSLGGHMRSCVVANAVESDDKLIDPNFKKFPSFIVVGGGGMESTMSDSRIGDLGNGQSSYGLRENPRKSWRAVDSTSPLPQEKFCKQCGKGFQSMKALCGHMACHSDKDRGMKDDHSWTSESQKLVMDSHSDTEGEDRAIRTRSSKGKRFRKIVVNSPFPNGSSSVSEIDGEEQEEVAMCLMMLSRDTGSKGGVNSAVESSDNNSVILETKSSSIDIKNVRKRCDLVKNGHDQDEKKIGDVVKGENSDSGYFLDECAKGEESDVSMDGLRRSNGVDEYEEFRQSLNRSRSYRAEVKKVLAKETEYDHGNANSIAARIEQSRKRRYVIENSDLYNDYDDHRIKRGELPSAEKRQKYECFNCKKTFKSYQALGGHRPCHKKINTLYDPRYETGENSIDDEFANRGKVVESTSSRKPGSSFDKKMKAKKSKGHVCPFCNRVFKNGQALGGHKRSHFIGGHEVNTHPSPVAKLDLLDLNLPAPQDDDDDGDDQYSPW is encoded by the coding sequence ATGGATGAGAATCAAGAATTGAGGTTTGTTTGTAAGTTGTGCTTCAAGAAATACCCTTGTGGGAAGTCTCTTGGAGGCCACATGAGGTCATGTGTAGTTGCAAATGCTGTTGAATCTGATGACAAACTAATTGATCCCAACTTTAAGAAATTCCCAtcatttattgttgttggtggtggtgggatGGAAAGCACAATGAGTGATTCAAGAATTGGTGATTTAGGAAATGGGCAGTCTAGCTATGGCCTAAGAGAGAATCCTAGAAAGAGTTGGAGGGCTGTGGATTCAACCTCCCCTTTGCCACAAGAGAAGTTTTGCAAGCAATGTGGCAAAGGGTTTCAGTCAATGAAGGCTTTGTGTGGGCACATGGCTTGCCACTCTGACAAGGATAGGGGCATGAAAGATGATCATTCTTGGACTAGTGAGAGCCAGAAGCTGGTGATGGACAGCCATTCCGACACGGAGGGTGAGGACCGGGCAATCAGGACTAGGTCCTCCAAGGGCAAGAGGTTTAGGAAGATTGTAGTGAACTCCCCTTTCCCCAATGGCTCTTCGTCCGTCTCTGAGATTGACGGGGAGGAGCAGGAGGAGGTGGCCATGTGTTTGATGATGCTGTCTAGGGATACTGGGAGTAAAGGCGGGGTGAATTCTGCTGTCGAGAGTTCTGATAACAACTCTGTGATCTTGGAGACTAAGTCCTCCTCCATTGATATAAAGAATGTGAGAAAAAGGTGTGATCTTGTCAAGAATGGTCATGATCAAGATGAGAAGAAAATTGGAGATGTTGTTAAGGGAGAGAATTCTGACTCGGGTTATTTCTTGGACGAATGCGCCAAGGGGGAGGAGTCCGATGTGTCCATGGATGGGTTGCGTAGGAGCAATGGTGTGGATGAGTATGAAGAGTTTAGGCAGAGCTTGAACCGAAGCCGGAGCTATAGAGCTGAGGTGAAGAAGGTATTGGCAAAGGAAACTGAGTATGATCATGGCAATGCTAATAGTATAGCAGCTAGGATTGAGCAATCAAGAAAGAGGAGATATGTCATTGAGAATTCTGATCTGTATAATGACTATGATGATCATAGGATCAAACGGGGCGAACTCCCTAGCGCAGAGAAGAGACAGAAATACGAGTGCTTCAACTGCAAGAAGACGTTCAAGTCGTACCAGGCTCTAGGAGGCCACAGGCCGTGCCACAAGAAGATCAACACGTTGTATGACCCAAGATACGAGACTGGAGAGAATAGCATAGATGATGAGTTTGCGAATAGGGGGAAGGTGGTTGAGTCCACTAGCAGTAGGAAGCCGGGCAGCTCGTTTGATAAGAAAATGAAGGCTAAGAAGAGCAAAGGCCATGTCTGCCCTTTCTGCAACAGAGTTTTCAAGAATGGGCAGGCGTTGGGCGGCCACAAGAGGTCACATTTCATCGGTGGCCATGAGGTGAACACGCACCCTAGCCCGGTCGCCAAGCTGGACTTGCTCGACCTCAATCTGCCCGCCCCTCAAGACGATGACGATGATGGGGACGACCAGTACTCGCCTTGGTAG
- the LOC125219398 gene encoding 26S proteasome non-ATPase regulatory subunit 10, with translation MEIDHKSAEKMKEDLFKAAESGDFSVFKSLSEEQLGEASRVRNEDGRSILHVAVSSSKTEVVEVLASAIPSIVNSCDEEGWAPLHSAASSGNLKIVEILLTAGADVNMKNDGGRTALHYAASKGLLKIAQTLVSHGAKLNVKDKFGCTPLHRAASTGNIVLCEFLIEEGAEIDESDRAGQTPLMTAVVCDDKDVALLLIRHGADVDAKDKEGYTVLARASTDLRASLVDAAQAMLEE, from the exons ATGGAAATCGACCACAAATCAGCTGAAAAAATGAAGGAAGACCTGTTTAAGGCGGCCGAATCGGGCGATTTCTCGGTTTTTAAATCGCTCTCTGAAGAGCAGCTAGGCGAAGCCAGCCGTGTCCGTAATGAAGACGGTCGTTCTATCCTCCACGTAGCCGTTTCTTCGTCGAAGACCGAG GTTGTTGAAGTCCTAGCATCTGCAATTCCTTCAATTGTAAATAGCTGTGACGAAGAAGGCTGGGCACCTCTGCACTCCGCTGCAAGCAGTGGCAATCTTAAGATTGTGGAAATTCTACTCACCGCCG GTGCCGATgtgaatatgaaaaatgaCGGTGGCCGAACAGCTCTCCATTATGCTGCCAGCAAAGGTCTTCTGAAAATAGCTCAAACTTTGGTTTCTCATGGTGCAAAACTCAATGTCAAGGATAAG TTCGGATGCACTCCACTGCATCGTGCAGCAAGCACCGGTAACATAGTGTTGTGTGAATTCTTGATTGAGGAAGGAGCAGAGATTGATGAAAGTGATAGAGCAGGGCAAACTCCACTCATGACAGCAGTAGTATGCGATGACAAAGAT GTTGCTCTCCTCCTTATAAGACATGGGGCTGATGTGGATGCCAAAGACAAAGAAGGATACACCGTTCTTGCTCGGGCATCAACTGATTTACGCGCCAGTTTAGTTGATGCTGCTCAAGCTATGCTCGAAGAGTGA
- the LOC125185263 gene encoding protein GDAP2 homolog isoform X1, with translation MYRSGAATTNRGGLPTDSGDSVVTLDQVPCWSDSDFRYSYANEDSVLQNLHFPDPLTAASQGENSGNGMVSKFPMDREVNSKVYLWRGNPWNLEVDAVVNSTNENLDEAHSSPGLHAAAGPNLAEECATLGGCRTGMAKVTNAYDLPARRVIHTVGPKYAVKYHTAAENALSHCYRSCLELLIDNRLHSIAMSCIYTEAKNYPREPAAHVAIRTVRRFLEKQKDKIHAVVFCTTTSSDTEIYKRLLPLYFPRDKLEEEIAVSKLPADVGDENGETVIDERKIRIQPLPNLKTTASRPPQTSTDLAVSNISLAGRDSSYLESYLDPAFMSLIKDPDQRRREQWEKSAQARKGWNFAKMLGYGDIGSPPLSAAEEYSLHSRYLAKANSLNLSDIAEMKIVYRGGVDSEGRPVMVVVGAHFLLRCLDLERFVLYIVKEFEPLIQKPYTIVYFHSAASLQMQPDLGWMKRLEQILGRKHRRNLHAIYILHPTFGLKSVIFGLQMLVDDEVWKKVVYVDRLLQLFKYVPREQLTIPDFVFQNRDCRHDLEVNGGKGVIVDPRTKYVYQRP, from the exons ATGTATCGGTCTGGGGCCGCAACGACAAACCGGGGTGGGCTGCCAACAGATAGTGGGGACTCTGTTGTGACCCTAGATCAAGTCCCTTGTTGGAGCGATTCTGACTTCAGGTACTCGTATGCGAATGAAGATTCAGTGCTCCAGAATCTGCATTTTCCAGACCCATTGACTGCAGCATCTCAAGGGGAGAATAGTGGAAATGGAATGGTATCTAAATTTCCCATGGATCGTGAAGTTAACTCCAAGGTATATCTTTGGAGGGGCAACCCATGGAATCTTGAGGTGGATGCTGTAGTCAACTCAACAAATGAG AACTTGGATGAAGCTCATAGTAGCCCTGGTTTGCATGCTGCAGCAGGTCCGAACCTTGCAGAAGAATGTGCAACCCTG GGTGGCTGTCGAACAGGAATGGCAAAGGTTACTAATGCTTATGATCTTCCAGCAAG GAGGGTCATACATACTGTTGGTCCCAAATATGCTGTAAAATATCATACCGCTGCAGAGAATGCACTCAGTCATTGTTATCGATCTTGCCTTGAACTGCTCATTGATAATAGACTCCACAG CATTGCTATGAGCTGTATATACACAGAAGCCAAAAATTATCCACGAGAACCAGCTGCACATGTGGCCATAA GAACTGTGAGGCGGTTTCTTGAGAAACAGAAGGATAAAATACATGCAGTCGTTTTCTGTACCACAACATCATCTGATACAGAGATATATAAAAG ATTGCTCCCGCTTTACTTTCCACGTGATAAACTTGAAGAGGAGATAGCTGTTTCCAAGCTTCCTGCTGATGTTGGAGATGAAAATGGTGAGACGGTCATAGATGAACGCAAAATAAGGATTCAACCTTTACCTAATTTGAAAACGACTGCTTCTAGACCTCCCCAGACTTCTACTGATCTGGCAGTCAGCAACATATCATTAGCTGGACG TGACTCGTCGTACTTAGAGTCGTATCTGGATCCTGCATTCATGTCCTTGATCAAAGATCCGGATCAGAGACGCAGAGAACAATGGGAAAAATCTGCTCAGGCACGAAAGGGTTGGAACTTTGCTAAAATGCTTGGATATGGAGACATTGGGAGTCCTCCTTTATCGGCTGCTGAAGAATACTCACTCCATTCTAGATACCTTGCTAAAGCAAATTCACTTAATCTTTCTGACATTgctgaaatgaaaattgt TTATCGGGGCGGGGTTGATAGTGAAGGTCGTCCAGTGATGGTGGTGGTTGGAGCACACTTTCTCCTAAGATGTCTTGATCTGGAGCGTTTTGTGCTTTACATAGTGAAG gAGTTTGAGCCCTTGATACAGAAGCCTTACACGATAGTCTATTTCCACTCTGCTGCATCATTGCAGAT GCAACCAGATCTGGGATGGATGAAAAGATTAGAGCAAATACTTGGTCGGAAACACCGACGCAATCTCCAC GCAATATACATTCTCCATCCAACCTTTGGCCTGAAGAGTGTAATATTCGGACTGCAGATGCTTGTAGATGATGAG GTCTGGAAGAAGGTGGTCTATGTTGATCGTCTTCTGCAGCTATTCAAATATGTCCCCCGCGAACAGCTGACTATTCCAGACTTCGTATTCCA GAATCGCGATTGCAGGCACGACTTAGAGGTAAACGGAGGGAAGGGCGTAATTGTGGATCCAAGAACGAAATATGTGTATCAGAGACCTTGA
- the LOC125185263 gene encoding protein GDAP2 homolog isoform X2 encodes MYRSGAATTNRGGLPTDSGDSVVTLDQVPCWSDSDFRYSYANEDSVLQNLHFPDPLTAASQGENSGNGMVSKFPMDREVNSKVYLWRGNPWNLEVDAVVNSTNENLDEAHSSPGLHAAAGPNLAEECATLGGCRTGMAKVTNAYDLPARRVIHTVGPKYAVKYHTAAENALSHCYRSCLELLIDNRLHSIAMSCIYTEAKNYPREPAAHVAIRTVRRFLEKQKDKIHAVVFCTTTSSDTEIYKRLLPLYFPRDKLEEEIAVSKLPADVGDENGETVIDERKIRIQPLPNLKTTASRPPQTSTDLAVSNISLAGRDSSYLESYLDPAFMSLIKDPDQRRREQWEKSAQARKGWNFAKMLGYGDIGSPPLSAAEEYSLHSRYLAKANSLNLSDIAEMKIVYRGGVDSEGRPVMVVVGAHFLLRCLDLERFVLYIVKEFEPLIQKPYTIVYFHSAASLQMQPDLGWMKRLEQILGRKHRRNLHAIYILHPTFGLKSVIFGLQMLVDDEVWKKVVYVDRLLQLFKYVPREQLTIPDFVFQHDLEVNGGKGVIVDPRTKYVYQRP; translated from the exons ATGTATCGGTCTGGGGCCGCAACGACAAACCGGGGTGGGCTGCCAACAGATAGTGGGGACTCTGTTGTGACCCTAGATCAAGTCCCTTGTTGGAGCGATTCTGACTTCAGGTACTCGTATGCGAATGAAGATTCAGTGCTCCAGAATCTGCATTTTCCAGACCCATTGACTGCAGCATCTCAAGGGGAGAATAGTGGAAATGGAATGGTATCTAAATTTCCCATGGATCGTGAAGTTAACTCCAAGGTATATCTTTGGAGGGGCAACCCATGGAATCTTGAGGTGGATGCTGTAGTCAACTCAACAAATGAG AACTTGGATGAAGCTCATAGTAGCCCTGGTTTGCATGCTGCAGCAGGTCCGAACCTTGCAGAAGAATGTGCAACCCTG GGTGGCTGTCGAACAGGAATGGCAAAGGTTACTAATGCTTATGATCTTCCAGCAAG GAGGGTCATACATACTGTTGGTCCCAAATATGCTGTAAAATATCATACCGCTGCAGAGAATGCACTCAGTCATTGTTATCGATCTTGCCTTGAACTGCTCATTGATAATAGACTCCACAG CATTGCTATGAGCTGTATATACACAGAAGCCAAAAATTATCCACGAGAACCAGCTGCACATGTGGCCATAA GAACTGTGAGGCGGTTTCTTGAGAAACAGAAGGATAAAATACATGCAGTCGTTTTCTGTACCACAACATCATCTGATACAGAGATATATAAAAG ATTGCTCCCGCTTTACTTTCCACGTGATAAACTTGAAGAGGAGATAGCTGTTTCCAAGCTTCCTGCTGATGTTGGAGATGAAAATGGTGAGACGGTCATAGATGAACGCAAAATAAGGATTCAACCTTTACCTAATTTGAAAACGACTGCTTCTAGACCTCCCCAGACTTCTACTGATCTGGCAGTCAGCAACATATCATTAGCTGGACG TGACTCGTCGTACTTAGAGTCGTATCTGGATCCTGCATTCATGTCCTTGATCAAAGATCCGGATCAGAGACGCAGAGAACAATGGGAAAAATCTGCTCAGGCACGAAAGGGTTGGAACTTTGCTAAAATGCTTGGATATGGAGACATTGGGAGTCCTCCTTTATCGGCTGCTGAAGAATACTCACTCCATTCTAGATACCTTGCTAAAGCAAATTCACTTAATCTTTCTGACATTgctgaaatgaaaattgt TTATCGGGGCGGGGTTGATAGTGAAGGTCGTCCAGTGATGGTGGTGGTTGGAGCACACTTTCTCCTAAGATGTCTTGATCTGGAGCGTTTTGTGCTTTACATAGTGAAG gAGTTTGAGCCCTTGATACAGAAGCCTTACACGATAGTCTATTTCCACTCTGCTGCATCATTGCAGAT GCAACCAGATCTGGGATGGATGAAAAGATTAGAGCAAATACTTGGTCGGAAACACCGACGCAATCTCCAC GCAATATACATTCTCCATCCAACCTTTGGCCTGAAGAGTGTAATATTCGGACTGCAGATGCTTGTAGATGATGAG GTCTGGAAGAAGGTGGTCTATGTTGATCGTCTTCTGCAGCTATTCAAATATGTCCCCCGCGAACAGCTGACTATTCCAGACTTCGTATTCCA GCACGACTTAGAGGTAAACGGAGGGAAGGGCGTAATTGTGGATCCAAGAACGAAATATGTGTATCAGAGACCTTGA
- the LOC125220278 gene encoding protein FAR1-RELATED SEQUENCE 5-like encodes MDQMHAQEGFITKRRRTSKRCECRARISLKYVSEVGFVGYVVQEFVEVHNHSMIELPFRRYMNINRRLGEVHGRFIWDCTKTNIGPTMTFKFLNEFLGGYDTVGITVAELRNYVQGLKTYVEGSDAQMLLDEMARKKKACPDFTYHYQLGSSKALKSLFWCDAISKRNYQLYGDVVSFDSTYNTNRYCMIFSPFTGKDNHGKLVTFGAALLSNETTQSYSWLFKHFLESMGQAPKMIVTDQDRCMRAAIRDVLVLEPEEFEDSWMGIMERYELLHVEWFVTMSDNREMWVPAHFRDFPMGSLIRTTSVSESENSFYKTFTRPRSNLVEFIMNFDHALAAQRNSSSKLDYMDSTIIPPFSNQLVLKKHAATKYTEHVFKRVQREIVDALHHCSTDGLLKDDLLEISTIKDKFLKFIPDKYFHVRWLTTALADDIRGPARSLGDPEILSDPNQLSKNKVADIFFSYMKKFDADSAIIDLFSAGIDELGKSLMTRIHEPSSGDKDKPVKDFYFAENPAVVRVQPPSVVSTKGSASDSKSRLVSAKEKAIKLNNKPLRQCKKCGEFGHHDSRNCG; translated from the exons ATGGACCAGATGCATGCACAAGAGGGTTTTATAACCAAACGTAGACGCACATCCAAAAGGTGTGAATGTAGGGCGCGAATATCACTCAAGTATGTATCTGAGGTTGGATTTGTGGGGTATGTTGTTCAAGAATTTGTGGAAGTTCACAATCATAGTATGATTGAACTTCCGTTTAGACGTTACATGAATATTAATCGTAGGTTGGGTGAAGTACACGGGCGATTCATATGGGACTGCACGAAAACCAATATTGGACCTACCATGACATTCAAATTCTTGAATGAGTTCTTGGGCGGCTATGACACTGTGGGAATCACCGTGGCAGAACTTAGGAATTATGTCCAAGGTCTGAAAACTTATGTCGAAGGTTCTGATGCACAAATGTTGTTAGATGAAATGGCGAGGAAAAAGAAGGCATGTCCTGATTTTACATATCACTATCAGCTTGGGAGTTCAAAAGCGTTGAAATCGCTTTTCTGGTGCGATGCAATATCTAAGCGGAATTATCAACTGTATGGTGATGTTGTCTCCTTCGACTCCACATACAATACCAATAG GTATTGTATGATATTCTCACCCTTCACGGGCAAGGACAACCATGGAAAGCTAGTCACATTTGGAGCTGCACTCTTATCCAATGAGACCACACAATCTTATTCATGGCTCTTCAAGCATTTTTTGGAATCCATGGGTCAAGCTCCTAAGATGATTGTTACTGACCAAGATAGATGTATGAGAGCTGCTATTCGTGATGTTTTG GTACTAGAGCCGGAAGAGTTTGAAGATTCATGGATGGGGATAATGGAGCGTTATGAGCTTCTTCATGTTGAGTGGTTTGTAACAATGTCAGACAATAGAGAGATGTGGGTCCCTGCCCATTTTAGAGACTTTCCCATGGGGTCTCTTATTAGGACGACGTCTGTTTCCGAGTCTGAGAATAGCTTCTATAAAACATTCACAAGACCTCGCTCCAATCTAGTTGAGTTCatcatgaattttgatcaTGCATTGGCTGCACAGAGAAATTCTAGCTCGAAGTTAGATTATATGGATTCAACTATTATACCACCGTTCTCCAATCAGTTGGTATTGAAAAAACATGCTGCAACAAAGTACACTGAGCACGTGTTCAAGAGAGTGCAACGTGAGATAGTGGACGCATTGCACCATTGTAGCACTGATGGTTTGTTGAAAGATGATCTGTTAGAGATCTCCACAATAAAGGATAA GTTCCTGAAGTTTATACCTGATAAGTACTTCCATGTGAGGTGGTTGACGACTGCCTTAGCTGATGATATTCGTGGTCCAGCTCGAAGTTTGGGAGATCCTGAAATTCTATCAGATCCAAACCAGCTGTCAAAGAATAAAGTTGCTGACATATTTTTCAGTTACATGAAAAAATTTGATGCTGATAGTGCCATCATTGATTTGTTTTCAGCTGGAATTGATGAGCTTGGGAAGAGTCTTATGACAAGAATCCATGAACCATCTTCAGGAGACAAGGATAAGCCAGTTAAAGATTTCTATTTTGCTGAAAATCCAGCTGTGGTTAGAGTACAACCACCATCAGTTGTGTCCACCAAAGGTTCGGCAAGTGATTCCAAAAGCCGTTTGGTATCCGCGAAGGAAAAGGCTATAAAGTTGAACAACAAACCATTGCGTCAGTGCAAAAAATGTGGAGAATTTGGTCACCATGACTCTAGGAACTGTGGTtga
- the LOC125221702 gene encoding eukaryotic translation initiation factor 5A-2, which yields MSDEEHQFESKADAGASKTYPQQAGTIRKNGYIVIKGRPCKVVEVSTSKTGKHGHAKCHFVAIDIFTAKKLEDIVPSSHNCDVPHVNRTDYQLIDISEDGFVSLLTDNGNTKDDLRLPTDDALLTQIKDGFAEGKDLVVSVMSAMGEEQICALKDIGPK from the exons ATGTCTGACGAGGAGCATCAGTTCGAGTCCAAGGCCGACGCCGGAGCTTCCAAAACTTATCCCCAGCAGGCCGGGACTATCCGTAAGAACGGATACATTGTTATCAAAGGCCGTCCTTGCAAG GTTGTTGAAGTCTCGACCTCCAAAACTGGAAAGCACGGTCACGCCAAATGTCACTTTGTtgctattgatattttcactGCAAAGAAGCTTGAAGATATTGTCCCATCTTCCCACAATTGTGAT GTTCCACACGTCAACCGTACTGACTACCAGCTCATTGACATTTCTGAGGATGGATTT gtGAGTTTGTTGACTGATAATGGCAACACTAAAGATGACCTCAGACTTCCAACTGATGATGCTCTGCTAACTCAG ATCAAGGATGGCTTTGCTGAGGGAAAAGATCTGGTTGTGAGTGTTATGTCAGCCATGGGAGAGGAGCAGATCTGTGCCCTCAAGGATATTGGTCCTAAGTAA
- the LOC125218368 gene encoding nodulin-related protein 2, translated as MNFLSNLTKSDDDAQPQKVPDAKDGGGAQAGEARHKPTTSDLIHSAQVVAGAAQAHFRSEPEKFDKGEVAGAAADLIDAASDYAKLDDKQGIGMYVDKAEDYLRHYKGADAPAAKPEAAGSEGAEKKADDGGLMKMAGDFLKK; from the coding sequence ATGAATTTCTTATCAAATTTAACCAAGAGTGATGATGACGCACAACCACAGAAGGTTCCCGACGCCAAGGACGGCGGCGGGGCCCAAGCCGGCGAGGCCCGCCACAAGCCCACCACGTCCGATCTAATACACAGCGCTCAGGTGGTGGCCGGCGCCGCGCAAGCCCACTTCCGCAGCGAGCCGGAGAAGTTCGACAAGGGCGAGGTCGCCGGCGCCGCTGCTGACCTCATCGACGCCGCCTCTGACTACGCCAAGCTCGACGACAAGCAGGGCATCGGGATGTACGTTGACAAGGCGGAGGACTACCTCCGCCACTACAAGGGCGCCGACGCCCCCGCTGCCAAGCCGGAGGCTGCGGGCAGCGAAGGCGCTGAGAAGAAGGCCGACGACGGCGGTCTCATGAAGATGGCCGGagatttcttgaaaaaatag